The Thalassotalea agarivorans region AAATGAGGCCTTAGTTGAGCGTCTGCAAATCATTGGTCACGGCGATAGACTGCGCACAGAAGCGGGTTCAGCAACGTTAATTGGAGAAGTTGAATTAGAAAAATTTAAGTTCGATGATATCAACCGCATTCTTTACAGTGTGCCTGGTGTGAACATCCGTGAAGAAGATGGTTTTGGCTTAAGGCCTAACATTGGTTTTCGTGGTGCAACCCCAGAGCGAAGTAAGAAAATCACGATTATGGAAGATGGCGTTCTAATTGGTCCTGCGCCATATTCAGCGCCAGCCGCTTACTATTTTCCAATGACCAACAAAATGACTTCCATTGAGGTATTTAAAGGTCCAGCGGCAACTAAATATGGTCCTAATACCGTTGCTGGCGCGTTGAATATGACGACAAGACAAGTACCGGAAGATAGCGAAGGTCAAATAGAAGTTGCTGCAGGTAACTTTGGTTTTGGTAAAGTGCAAGCGCATTACGGTAACACCATTGGCCGTTTTGGGTTTGTGATCGATGCTGTTCATTTGCAATCGATAGGTTTTAAAGAGCTTGATGGCGGCGGCGATACCGGCTTTGACAAAAATGATGTGATGGCTAAGTTTAGCTATGATTTAAGCTCTGATTCTTTGAATCAGCTTGTTTCTGTAAAACTTGGTTATAGTAGTGAAACTTCCGATGAAACCTATTTAGGATTAACTGACGATGATTTTGGTGCTAGCCCAAACAGACGTTATGTGGCTAGCCAAAAAGATCTAATGGATTGGGATCATCAACAAGTGCAGTTTACCCATTTTATTGGTAATGACACCTTTGATGTAACCACACATGTTTATCGCAATGACTTTTCTCGTTCTTGGTTCAAGTTAAATGGCTTTAAGGGTGGATTGGTAAATGCGGATGTACAAGAGGTACTAGCCAATCCGTACGACGATGCTAATTTCCCTTTTTATCAAGTGTTGACGGGCCAAAGAGATAGTGTTGAAGAGTATGAAAAAATCATCCTTGGTGACAACTATCGCGAGTATTACTCGCAAGGTATTCAGTCGGAATTCCATTATGCCCTTAACCTATTTGGCTTCGATCATAAGTTAAACGGTGGCGTGCGTTTTCATCAAGATCAAATACAACGCTTTCATACCGAAGACGCATTTATTATGCAGTCTGCACAGTTAATATCCGACGGCAGTGATACAGTTGCAACCACCACTAACTTAGAAGAATCGGATGCTATTTCTGTCTTTCTTCAAGATACATTAACGTTTGATAAATTGGCGCTGACCTTTGGTGTTCGTGGCGAATTTATTGATAGTTATTATCAAAACAAAAAGCCAGGACAAGAAGGCGATTGGCTTAAGAAAAGTACTCAAATTTGGCTGCCAAGCGTAAGCGGTTTTTATACCATCACGGATAGTTTTGGTTTACTGTTTGGTGTGCATGAAGGCTTTATTCCTACAAGTCCACAGGAAAGTCCTGAAATAGACGTAGAAAATAGTATTAGCTACGAGTTTGGTACACGTTTTAACAATGGTCACACGCAATTTGAAGCTGTAGCGTTTTTTAATGATTATGAAAACTTGAAAGAAAGCTGTTCGTTTTCCGCGGCATCAAGTTGTGGTGATAGCTTAGATCAAGAGTTTAATGGTGGCGAAGTTGACGTTTATGGTTTGGAGCTTTCAACATCGCATAGCTTCAACGTAACTGATTCTATCGAATTGCCGTTGAGTTTGGTTTACACCTACAGTCATGGCGAGTTTAAATCAGATTTTTCTTCTGACTTCCCTATGTGGGGAGATATTACCGCTGGTGACGAACTGCCTTACTTGCCAGAACATCAGGCGAGCTTAACTATTGGTTTGGTTGGCGATGTATGGGAATTCAACGTAATAAGTCGCTATGTTGGTGACATGTTAGAAGCCTCGGGTGAAAACGTGACATTATCTGGTGTAAGTACCAACTCACTTGTTACTGTTGATTTGGCCGCGAGTTATGATCTTGATACTTTGGGCAAGGTTTACATTAAAGTAGACAATGTGACCGACAACCAAGAAATAACCAGCCGACGCCCTTACGGAGCAAGACCTAGCAAACCACAGATGGTACAAGTAGGTTATCAGTATTCCTTTTAGTGAAACTGCGCCTAATTATGAGATACTATTAAGGCGCTTTATAGCGCCTTTTTTATTGGCTTGGCAATGTTTACAGACTTAATGTTGAAATGATAGATTTTTTACACACTAACTTCGCTGACTTGATCAGTTACTTAGATGACGCAAACAAGCGCCTTTATTGGGGCTATTTGGTTTCGGCAATAGTGCTGGCGGTAGGTGTGTATTGGGCGACTCATTCATCACGCAGTATTAAACAGTGTTTTGCCTTTATTTTCCCAAAACGTATATATTTGTCGGCTTCAGCCCGCTTAGATTATCTGCTATTTGTAGTAAATAAATTAGTGCGCGCAGCGCTGTTTCCATTGATTTTGATCACCATGGCTCCTATCGCGCTTCATGTGTCCGGAGTCATTGAATATGTATTTGGCGCACCTGAATTCATCCAAGCAAGTCCCGCAACCATCATGGTGGTATTCACATTGTTGCTCTTTTTGGCGGATGATTTTTCTCGTTTCTTTTTACATTATTTAATGCACAAAGTGCCACTACTTTGGGAATTCCATAAAGTACATCACTCAGCTGAAGTACTTACGCCCTTTACTGTATATCGCTCGCATCCATTAGAGAACTTTTTGTATGCTACGCGGATGGCATTAGCTCAAGGCTTTGTTGTTGGTGTCTGCTATTACTTATTTGGTCCAACGCTTAAAATGATTGATATCGTTGGCGCTAATGTCTTTATTTTCGCATTTAATATTTTAGGGTCGAACTTACGCCATAGTCACATATGGCTCAGTTTTGGCAACAAAGTGGAAGGTTGGTTGATAAGTCCGGCGCAACATCAAATACATCATAGCGATAACCCTAAGCATTTCGATACTAATTTAGGCACGGCTTTAGCTATTTGGGATCGGTTATTTGGTACGCTGATTAAAGCGTCAGACGTAAATAATATTCGGTTTGGTATGGGCAAGCATTCTGCAGACCATAGTTCATTATGGAAAATGTATACTCAACCAATTATGGCTAGTGGAAAACTGATCAAACGTAAACTATCTGTTAGCACTGAAGCAAAATCGAAAGCCGAATAATCAGTTTGCCAGCCGTGGTAATTATGCTTATTAAGCGCTAGAAATTTGCTGATATAATTCGTCTTTAAGCACAGCGCGATCATGTTTTAACTGGTGCATAGCTTCATCGTCAATGGGCGCACTGTTTAACTCTAGCTCTCTAATTTCTTTATCTAGCGCATTGTATTGCTTGTTTTTGTCCGCAAACACCACATCACTTTCATTAAGTGCATTAATCTTATCTTTTAACTCTGGAAAGTCGTTAATTAACGAGTGTACTTCACCTAACATGTCGGCTCCTATTGGGATTGTTTAACTTAAGCTTAGTCTATTTTCTTAAATAGAAAGCGTTAATTTTTATTCCCCAATAAAGATGCGACGACAAGACTGATTTGCGCGCTTAAATAAGCGAGGTGCTTGATATTAGTACACCATTTATATCAGCGTATAGCCAATCACCCTGACTAATGGTAATACCTAAGAATTTAGCAGGTTGGCCGAGCTCACCTAATCCTCGTTTATCTGTTTTTCGTGGCATACAACCAAGGGCCATAATACCTAGAGATAGATTTTCCAAAATTTCTACGTCACGCACGCAACCATTAATGACAACGCCGGCCCAACCATTTTTTATGGCTGCGAGGGCAAGGTTGTCACCTAGAAATGCAAATTGCTTGCTACCATGTGCTTGCACAACTAACACTTTTCCTTCCCCTGGCGACTTTAGCAATTGTGCTACTAATGAATTGTCGTTTGGACATTCAACCGTAACCACCTGACCACAAAAAGGTTTATTACAGCCAAAATGGATTAGACCAGCTTCGGCTACTTGCACTGTTTGCTGAAAAGCATCATATAAATCGGGTGTCGAAAACGTCATGTTGTAATTCACATTATTGATGGGTTATGGGATGTTTCATCATTCACCAAGACGCAAACAAGGTGTTAATTCATTTTATTGATAGTCGATATGTCAAGCTCACTAATTTGGTTTACCTTGCAGGGTCTTTTGCGATAGAATGCGCGCGAGTTAACCAGACAATCGCTGCTTGCTTCTAGCAAGGGGAGGAAAGTCCGGGCTCCAAAGAGCAGGGTGCCAGATAACGTCTGGGCGGCGTAAGCCGACGACAAGTGCAGCAGAGAGAAGACCGCCTAAGCACGCAAGTGCCGGTAAGGGTGAAAGGGTGCGGTAAGAGCGCACCGGGCCACTGGTAACAGCTGGCAGCAGGGTAAACTCCACCCGGAGCAAGACCAAATAGGAACTCGTACGGCGTGGCTCGCGTTGAGTTCGGGTAGGTTGCTTGAGCCTTAGAGCGATTTAAGGCCTAGACGAATGATTGTCCACGACAGAACCCGGCTTACCGGTTAACTCCCTCTTTCCTAAATATCTGGGGTCAGAACATGTTCTGACCCCAGATGTCATTATATTTTCATCAATACGTTAGCTAATATGAATAGTCGCAATGTTTTAACACGCGTTGAAAGCCGCCGTCCTGCCACAATCATCGTATGCGAATGATTGCGCTTATTCCAAGAACAGAACCCGGCTTATCGGTTAACTCCCTCTTTCCAAAATATCTGGGGTCAGAACATGTTCTGACCCCAGATGTCATTATATTTTCATCAATACGCCGACTAGCATAAATAGCCGCGTTGTTTTGAACGGCGCTTGTAGCCTTTGTCCTGTCTCAATCATCGTATGCGAATGATTGTACTTTATACAAAAAACAGAACCCGGCTTACCGGTTAACTCCCTCTTTCCAAAATATTTGGGGTCAGAACATGTTCTGACCCCAAATATTTTGGACGTGCCAATAAAGGTGAGTTGACGTAGGTTATAAGTACTGATTTATATCCACGTCATCAATTTGTTCAGGTTTGAGGTATTTTTCCGCGTACTCTTTGTAAACGCCGCTGGTTAAGAACAGCTTAAACACATCGCCGTCGACATGATCGTCTTTGACCATAAACGATAGGATTTTTATTGATTCACTAATCGTTTTTGCCTTCTTGTATGGGCGGTCGCTCGCCGTTAGTGCTTCATAGATATCCGCGAGCACAAGCAGCCTTTCTGGCGTTGATAAGTCTTCTGCGGTGAGCTTTCTAGGATAGCCTGTCCCTTTTAGGGTTTCATGGTGTGTTGTTGCGTATTTAGGCACACGAGACAGCTCTTTTGGAAATGGCAGGCCTTCGAGCATTTTAATAGTGCTGATCATATGCTCGTTGATTTTAAACCTATCTTCGGTCGTTAATGTGCCTCTGGAAATGCTTAGGTTGTAGATTTCACCCAGATTATAAAGATGCTCTGGAATATCCATTTTAATCCCTAGCTTAGGATCAAGTTCCATAGGCGCTTGGCGCTCGATAATATGTTGCGGTTTGTTCGCTAACAATTTCTCTTCAGCAGGGAGATTAGTTTTTAGGTTTGGAAGATTTAATTCTTCGACTGGTGATAAACCCAAAGTATCGTCAAAGTGGCGCGTCCAAGTTTGTTCTGCTAGCGCTTCAATACGTTTGATTGCTTCTTCTTCCAAGAATTCACCACCAACATTGGTGTTTGCGATAAAGGCGAAGTCTTCTTGTAGCTGAACAAAGCGTTGCTCAAGCGATGCTTTAAGCTCGTCAGCTTTACTTGGATCTGCCTGCAACGCTTTGAGGTAATCTATTTCTGCATCTCTTCGCAGCACCTCAAATCGCATACGTACTTCATGAATACGGTTATAAATTGTTTCAAGCTTAGAGCCTTTATCAACAATGTGCTCAGGAATCGTTAATTTGCCGCAGTCATGCAGCCACGCTGCCGTATAGAATTCGCGATATTCATCTTCATTGGCAAATTTAAATTCTGCAAATGGCGCATCGTCGGACTTCTCTGCCGCACTTGCTAGCATTAATCCAAGTTCTGGCACGCGGCGACAATGGCCGGCAGTATAGGGTGATTTAGCATCGATTGCTTGTGCGACTTGTTGGATGATGCCATCCATCAGCTCCTTCAGTTCTTTTTCATATTGCTGAATAGAACCTGACATCCCATAGAGGGAATGCGCCAATTTATCTAATTCTAAAATACTAGTATCGACGACATTTACATCGTCATACTGTCTGTTTTTAATCTTATCTGTTTCTAACTCGAGCTTTTTAACCGGATTTACGATCGGGCGAGCAAGTAACCAAGAAATAGGCAGCGTAAACAATACACATAAAATGGTGACGCCCATCGATACCGTGACTTTTTTAATAATAGGTGCAAACACTTTCTCTGCAGGCACTATGATAGAAAAGAAGGTTTCTCCCGCTTCATCAATTGGTTCGATATAAACAAAGGTAGGGACATGATCGACCATGATGGTTTCAAGTTGATTATTGGTGCCGCCGGCTTCAGCGATATCGACCAAGAACTCATAAGGGACGACACCTGTTTTGAGTCCTTTCGAATCTTCATCATTTAAACTAAACCATTTATTGGCAAGAAACCTGCGCTGCCTATCGTCAATATGAGCAATCGCTTTATCGAGGATTTGTAAGAGCATGGCGTCTTCGTTTTCCTTAACGCTCATATACAAATTCGTTGAAACATCGAGTGGTTTCATATCGATACTACTGTGAAACTGTATATTTTTAACAAAATATTTTTCAACGTTATGCTCTAATACAACACCGACATCGATAGCGGCATCTACGTCGCCGTTTTCGACAGCTTCAATTACCGCATAAAGAGTGTCGTATTCATACAAATCCATGGTTGGGAAGTGATGTGTTAACGCTGGAATGATTGACCAACCATTTAATATAGCGACCCGCTTATTGGAAAGACTGTTGATTGACGTGTAAGTTTCTTCTTGCGGTTGGGTAATTATTGAAAAAGGGACATCAAGATAGCTTTTAGAGTAGTCACCATGATCCATTCCGCTACTTTGAAAAATCGACGTCAAAATATCTATTTTGTCATTTTGATATTGCCTGATGAGTTGCTTCCACGTGAATCCATTGACGAATTCAAACTGAATACCTGTCATTGCCCCGATTAGCTTAATAACATCAACGCTATAACCCTGTGGTACGCCCGAAATAGTATAATCAATCGGTGCCCAATCTAGCTCATTCGCAACTTGAACTTGCGGCAAAGAGCGAATGTAAGACTGTTCTTCCGCCGTTAGCGACATTGGGTTCACAGTAGGCAATCGAGTACTGTGATTGAACACTTGGTTGGAGGCATTGATATTACCGTTCTTTTGATAAACATAGATTTCTGATTCAAGCCGAGTCGAGTCAGATAAGTCCTGCTCTTGCAAATATGAAGCTAAGGTAAAAAGTGCAACATCGATGCCCAATACTGCGTCGTGATCTTTGAGCTTAATTGCGTAGCTTTGACCAGGTGATTGCAGATGTTCGAATAAGTAAGGGTCTGTTTGATAAACCGAATCCGTCGTTGCATTGGTAAACCACACTCTGCTTTGCGGATAAAATTCTGACTGCATTTCGCGTGTGGTTCGAACGTTAAATGACTCATCTACATAGGTAAATGTTTTGGTACGGTCCTCACCTTCACCGCGTACATCAACGATTACCCATCGATCTTTTGTCGAGGCGTTGTACTGCTTTCTAATACTTGGCGACGCGTTGAGGTTAACTAGTTGATGAAAAACGCCGTTTTGTTCAGACAAATGCAAACTGTAAAAAACATTTTGTACGTTTAGAATCTCAGCAAACACTTGGTCAATGTCTTTACTAATATCGTCATTGTCCAGAATTGGGGCATGTGCAGCCAATACCTTTAATGTATGAGCGCTGCGTTGCTCGAGATTAGTAAGAAAATTACTCGTATTTTGTGCGGTTAAATTAAATAGTGTTTGTGTTTGTTCGCTGGTAATCACACGAGAAAAGTAATATTGCGCCCCGATGGCTATTGCTGCGGTAATCGTGGTAGCAATAATAACGATGGTTACAACAGTAAATTTAATTGAAAACAAACGGTTGATGCGTCGCATGTTGATCCTAGAATGATTTTTATTGTTTGATTTTAGTATAAAAAACAATCTAACTGTAAACAAATGGTTAATTCAATTTTAGCGGCTTGTAATTAGACAAAAACGCTTTGAAATAATTTGTTGCGATTTGCTCGCTCGATTGTCACGACAAGTCACTGTATTACTGGTATATTTTATT contains the following coding sequences:
- a CDS encoding TonB-dependent receptor family protein → MMFRKSAITLALLSTVSMPLSVTAEENVNDDASNTANEALVERLQIIGHGDRLRTEAGSATLIGEVELEKFKFDDINRILYSVPGVNIREEDGFGLRPNIGFRGATPERSKKITIMEDGVLIGPAPYSAPAAYYFPMTNKMTSIEVFKGPAATKYGPNTVAGALNMTTRQVPEDSEGQIEVAAGNFGFGKVQAHYGNTIGRFGFVIDAVHLQSIGFKELDGGGDTGFDKNDVMAKFSYDLSSDSLNQLVSVKLGYSSETSDETYLGLTDDDFGASPNRRYVASQKDLMDWDHQQVQFTHFIGNDTFDVTTHVYRNDFSRSWFKLNGFKGGLVNADVQEVLANPYDDANFPFYQVLTGQRDSVEEYEKIILGDNYREYYSQGIQSEFHYALNLFGFDHKLNGGVRFHQDQIQRFHTEDAFIMQSAQLISDGSDTVATTTNLEESDAISVFLQDTLTFDKLALTFGVRGEFIDSYYQNKKPGQEGDWLKKSTQIWLPSVSGFYTITDSFGLLFGVHEGFIPTSPQESPEIDVENSISYEFGTRFNNGHTQFEAVAFFNDYENLKESCSFSAASSCGDSLDQEFNGGEVDVYGLELSTSHSFNVTDSIELPLSLVYTYSHGEFKSDFSSDFPMWGDITAGDELPYLPEHQASLTIGLVGDVWEFNVISRYVGDMLEASGENVTLSGVSTNSLVTVDLAASYDLDTLGKVYIKVDNVTDNQEITSRRPYGARPSKPQMVQVGYQYSF
- a CDS encoding sterol desaturase family protein; the encoded protein is MIDFLHTNFADLISYLDDANKRLYWGYLVSAIVLAVGVYWATHSSRSIKQCFAFIFPKRIYLSASARLDYLLFVVNKLVRAALFPLILITMAPIALHVSGVIEYVFGAPEFIQASPATIMVVFTLLLFLADDFSRFFLHYLMHKVPLLWEFHKVHHSAEVLTPFTVYRSHPLENFLYATRMALAQGFVVGVCYYLFGPTLKMIDIVGANVFIFAFNILGSNLRHSHIWLSFGNKVEGWLISPAQHQIHHSDNPKHFDTNLGTALAIWDRLFGTLIKASDVNNIRFGMGKHSADHSSLWKMYTQPIMASGKLIKRKLSVSTEAKSKAE
- a CDS encoding YdcH family protein, with the translated sequence MLGEVHSLINDFPELKDKINALNESDVVFADKNKQYNALDKEIRELELNSAPIDDEAMHQLKHDRAVLKDELYQQISSA
- the rraA gene encoding ribonuclease E activity regulator RraA; this encodes MTFSTPDLYDAFQQTVQVAEAGLIHFGCNKPFCGQVVTVECPNDNSLVAQLLKSPGEGKVLVVQAHGSKQFAFLGDNLALAAIKNGWAGVVINGCVRDVEILENLSLGIMALGCMPRKTDKRGLGELGQPAKFLGITISQGDWLYADINGVLISSTSLI
- a CDS encoding HD domain-containing phosphohydrolase, translating into MRRINRLFSIKFTVVTIVIIATTITAAIAIGAQYYFSRVITSEQTQTLFNLTAQNTSNFLTNLEQRSAHTLKVLAAHAPILDNDDISKDIDQVFAEILNVQNVFYSLHLSEQNGVFHQLVNLNASPSIRKQYNASTKDRWVIVDVRGEGEDRTKTFTYVDESFNVRTTREMQSEFYPQSRVWFTNATTDSVYQTDPYLFEHLQSPGQSYAIKLKDHDAVLGIDVALFTLASYLQEQDLSDSTRLESEIYVYQKNGNINASNQVFNHSTRLPTVNPMSLTAEEQSYIRSLPQVQVANELDWAPIDYTISGVPQGYSVDVIKLIGAMTGIQFEFVNGFTWKQLIRQYQNDKIDILTSIFQSSGMDHGDYSKSYLDVPFSIITQPQEETYTSINSLSNKRVAILNGWSIIPALTHHFPTMDLYEYDTLYAVIEAVENGDVDAAIDVGVVLEHNVEKYFVKNIQFHSSIDMKPLDVSTNLYMSVKENEDAMLLQILDKAIAHIDDRQRRFLANKWFSLNDEDSKGLKTGVVPYEFLVDIAEAGGTNNQLETIMVDHVPTFVYIEPIDEAGETFFSIIVPAEKVFAPIIKKVTVSMGVTILCVLFTLPISWLLARPIVNPVKKLELETDKIKNRQYDDVNVVDTSILELDKLAHSLYGMSGSIQQYEKELKELMDGIIQQVAQAIDAKSPYTAGHCRRVPELGLMLASAAEKSDDAPFAEFKFANEDEYREFYTAAWLHDCGKLTIPEHIVDKGSKLETIYNRIHEVRMRFEVLRRDAEIDYLKALQADPSKADELKASLEQRFVQLQEDFAFIANTNVGGEFLEEEAIKRIEALAEQTWTRHFDDTLGLSPVEELNLPNLKTNLPAEEKLLANKPQHIIERQAPMELDPKLGIKMDIPEHLYNLGEIYNLSISRGTLTTEDRFKINEHMISTIKMLEGLPFPKELSRVPKYATTHHETLKGTGYPRKLTAEDLSTPERLLVLADIYEALTASDRPYKKAKTISESIKILSFMVKDDHVDGDVFKLFLTSGVYKEYAEKYLKPEQIDDVDINQYL